A region from the Candidatus Electrothrix scaldis genome encodes:
- a CDS encoding response regulator: MRKILIIDDDEQMRNLLCRAMEYAGFEADVASDGRKGLRLFEEAHYDLVITDLIMPEQEGMETITFLRRNHPDIKIIAISGGGRIGPETYLPAAKELGADEAFAKPFPIDDLINAVKRLLNIA; encoded by the coding sequence ATGCGAAAAATACTGATTATAGATGATGATGAACAAATGCGTAACCTGCTCTGCCGGGCTATGGAATATGCCGGATTTGAGGCGGACGTGGCATCGGACGGGAGAAAGGGTTTGCGTTTGTTTGAAGAAGCTCATTATGATCTCGTCATCACAGACCTGATTATGCCGGAGCAGGAGGGAATGGAGACCATCACCTTCCTTCGAAGGAATCATCCTGATATCAAGATTATTGCTATCTCCGGGGGAGGGCGTATCGGGCCGGAAACCTATCTGCCCGCTGCCAAGGAACTGGGCGCAGATGAGGCCTTTGCCAAACCCTTTCCCATTGATGATTTGATTAATGCAGTGAAAAGGCTACTCAATATAGCATAG